In the genome of Serratia quinivorans, one region contains:
- a CDS encoding Invasin has product MKGTTGAKGKAAAVVTSAKAGAYTVTAKVNDSEAKKDAHFVADSDTAEITDGNLSVGTGATANGKDINAITAKVTDANGNPLANQTVTFNVAEGATITPHEVQTGADGNAGATVTSLKAGTYAVTAEVNGKGTSKNTTFVADKDSAGIADGDLAVGDNNAVADGKSTDSVTAKVTDANGNPVSGVEVSFLAGNDATVVTETVTTGADGMARPP; this is encoded by the coding sequence GTGAAAGGGACTACCGGGGCTAAAGGTAAGGCTGCAGCAGTAGTGACCAGTGCCAAAGCAGGGGCTTATACAGTAACCGCGAAGGTTAATGATAGCGAAGCTAAGAAAGATGCTCACTTCGTGGCCGACAGTGACACCGCTGAAATCACCGACGGCAATCTGAGCGTGGGCACGGGTGCAACGGCCAATGGCAAGGACATCAATGCGATCACTGCAAAAGTCACCGATGCGAACGGCAACCCGCTCGCCAACCAGACCGTGACGTTCAATGTGGCGGAAGGGGCAACCATCACACCACATGAGGTGCAAACAGGGGCGGATGGTAATGCCGGCGCCACAGTGACGAGCCTGAAGGCGGGCACCTATGCGGTGACAGCAGAAGTGAATGGCAAGGGCACGAGCAAAAACACGACGTTCGTGGCGGATAAGGACTCGGCCGGCATTGCTGACGGCGACTTGGCGGTGGGTGACAACAATGCTGTAGCCGACGGAAAGTCGACGGACAGTGTGACCGCAAAAGTCACCGATGCGAACGGCAACCCGGTCTCTGGTGTGGAGGTGAGCTTCCTGGCAGGCAACGACGCGACGGTGGTGACGGAAACCGTTACGACCGGAGCGGACGGTATGGCCCGACCACCCTGA
- a CDS encoding Invasin produces the protein MTSLKAGTYAVTAEVNGKGTSKNTTFVADKDSAGIADGDLAVGDNNAVADGKSTDSVTAKVTDANGNPVSGVEVSFLAGNDATVVTETVTTGADGMAATTLTSMTAGTSTVTAKVGDSEQKVDVNFVADSDTAAITDENLVIGHDNTVASGKVTDGVTATATVTDENGNPVADQEVIFTVTEGANITTVKGTTGAKGKAAAVVTSAKAGAYTVTAKVNDSEAKKDAHFVADSDTAEITDGNLSVGTGATANGKDINAITAKVTDANGNPLANQTVTFNVAEGATITPHEVQTGADGNAGATVTSLKAGTYAVTAE, from the coding sequence GTGACGAGCCTGAAGGCGGGCACCTATGCGGTGACAGCAGAAGTGAATGGCAAGGGCACGAGCAAAAACACGACGTTCGTGGCGGATAAGGACTCGGCCGGCATTGCTGACGGCGACTTGGCGGTGGGTGACAACAATGCTGTAGCCGACGGAAAGTCGACGGACAGTGTGACCGCAAAAGTCACCGATGCGAACGGCAACCCGGTCTCTGGTGTGGAGGTGAGCTTCCTGGCAGGCAACGACGCGACGGTGGTGACGGAAACCGTTACGACCGGAGCGGACGGTATGGCCGCGACCACCCTGACCAGCATGACGGCGGGCACCTCGACGGTGACGGCGAAGGTGGGCGACAGCGAGCAGAAGGTTGACGTGAACTTCGTGGCCGACAGTGACACCGCTGCCATTACTGATGAGAACCTGGTAATCGGTCATGACAACACGGTCGCGAGCGGCAAGGTAACTGATGGTGTGACCGCCACGGCAACGGTAACTGATGAGAATGGTAATCCGGTTGCCGATCAGGAGGTTATCTTTACTGTGACCGAAGGGGCGAACATCACTACGGTGAAAGGGACTACCGGGGCTAAAGGTAAGGCTGCAGCAGTAGTGACCAGTGCCAAAGCAGGGGCTTATACAGTAACCGCGAAGGTTAATGATAGCGAAGCTAAGAAAGATGCTCACTTCGTGGCCGACAGTGACACCGCTGAAATCACCGACGGCAATCTGAGCGTGGGCACGGGTGCAACGGCCAATGGCAAGGACATCAATGCGATCACTGCAAAAGTCACCGATGCGAACGGCAACCCGCTCGCCAACCAGACCGTGACGTTCAATGTGGCGGAAGGGGCAACCATCACACCACATGAGGTGCAAACAGGGGCGGATGGTAATGCCGGCGCCACAGTGACGAGCCTGAAGGCGGGCACCTATGCGGTGACAGCAGAGTGA
- a CDS encoding Bacterial Ig-like domain (group 1) translates to MTAGTSTVTAKVGDSEQKVDVNFVADSDTAAITDENLVIGHDNTVASGKVTDGVTATATVTDENGNPVADQEVIFTVTEGANITTVKGTTGAKGKAAAVVTSAKAGAYTVTAKVNDSEAKKDAHFVADSDTAEITDGNLSVGTGATANGKDINAITAKVTDANGNRSPTRP, encoded by the coding sequence ATGACGGCGGGCACCTCGACGGTGACGGCGAAGGTGGGCGACAGCGAGCAGAAGGTTGACGTGAACTTCGTGGCCGACAGTGACACCGCTGCCATTACTGATGAGAACCTGGTAATCGGTCATGACAACACGGTCGCGAGCGGCAAGGTAACTGATGGTGTGACCGCCACGGCAACGGTAACTGATGAGAATGGTAATCCGGTTGCCGATCAGGAGGTTATCTTTACTGTGACCGAAGGGGCGAACATCACTACGGTGAAAGGGACTACCGGGGCTAAAGGTAAGGCTGCAGCAGTAGTGACCAGTGCCAAAGCAGGGGCTTATACAGTAACCGCGAAGGTTAATGATAGCGAAGCTAAGAAAGATGCTCACTTCGTGGCCGACAGTGACACCGCTGAAATCACCGACGGCAATCTGAGCGTGGGCACGGGTGCAACGGCCAATGGCAAGGACATCAATGCGATCACTGCAAAAGTCACCGATGCGAACGGCAACCGCTCGCCAACCAGACCGTGA
- a CDS encoding Invasin yields MNGKGTSKNTTFVADKDSAGIADGDLAVGDNNAVADGKSTDSVTAKVTDANGNPVSGVEVSFLAGNDATVVTETVTTGADGMAATTLTSMTAGTSTVTAKVGDSEQKVDVNFVADSDTAAITDENLVIGHDNTVASGKVTDGVTATATVTDENGNPVADQEVIFTVTEGRTSLR; encoded by the coding sequence GTGAATGGCAAGGGCACGAGCAAAAACACGACGTTCGTGGCGGATAAGGACTCGGCCGGCATTGCTGACGGCGACTTGGCGGTGGGTGACAACAATGCTGTAGCCGACGGAAAGTCGACGGACAGTGTGACCGCAAAAGTCACCGATGCGAACGGCAACCCGGTCTCTGGTGTGGAGGTGAGCTTCCTGGCAGGCAACGACGCGACGGTGGTGACGGAAACCGTTACGACCGGAGCGGACGGTATGGCCGCGACCACCCTGACCAGCATGACGGCGGGCACCTCGACGGTGACGGCGAAGGTGGGCGACAGCGAGCAGAAGGTTGACGTGAACTTCGTGGCCGACAGTGACACCGCTGCCATTACTGATGAGAACCTGGTAATCGGTCATGACAACACGGTCGCGAGCGGCAAGGTAACTGATGGTGTGACCGCCACGGCAACGGTAACTGATGAGAATGGTAATCCGGTTGCCGATCAGGAGGTTATCTTTACTGTGACCGAAGGGCGAACATCACTACGGTGA